One Weissella coleopterorum DNA segment encodes these proteins:
- a CDS encoding terminase gpP N-terminus-related DNA-binding protein has translation MTEKWEEAEQDYLTGMKYKDIAAKYDVTLNTVKSWKQRYEWSRSGAPPKQKSVHTKGSYVNNSDIKIRINFEKRFNYLTYW, from the coding sequence ATGACAGAGAAATGGGAAGAAGCAGAACAAGACTATTTAACTGGTATGAAGTATAAGGACATTGCCGCCAAGTATGACGTAACGTTAAATACGGTTAAGTCGTGGAAACAACGTTATGAATGGTCCCGAAGTGGCGCACCCCCTAAGCAAAAAAGTGTGCACACAAAAGGCTCCTATGTCAATAATTCGGACATAAAAATACGAATAAATTTTGAAAAACGTTTTAATTATTTAACGTACTGGTAA
- a CDS encoding DUF3383 family protein has translation MASDLLDVHVVLDVQTPAVPLNLGNMAIFVVSPADPGTGNGSGDGGETETASVDTSNVLEDVILSSYEEISDIGIDLGVEADAIAKGFFAQTGHGKKLYIYGVANSLDASETTKKFDLVSGDDWEFASIIPGIDNDITALSNGIEAIGRKFLVLSGTGFEGEASETIAKLKALGEAPFIDNTRTLMIIGTDKDAQYNIGALVGAIGNKTPGSVTWKFKGLQGSTPLIVSGAVVKQAVDSHVNLYVNKAGKDQTSEGLTLSGDYIDALHADDWIRAELETEVQKLLQDNDKITFDATGIGQIEAVVTTVLRTATENGIILVDSETGMGKFTVTALSRDQMSAADVASRKYNGLSFEYTRAGAIHDVTIHGTIDNI, from the coding sequence ATGGCAAGTGATTTATTAGATGTACACGTTGTCTTAGATGTTCAAACGCCGGCCGTCCCATTAAATTTGGGAAATATGGCAATTTTCGTGGTTAGTCCGGCTGATCCAGGAACAGGTAACGGTTCTGGTGATGGAGGCGAAACAGAAACCGCATCAGTTGATACATCAAATGTTTTAGAAGATGTTATTTTGTCTTCTTATGAAGAAATTAGTGATATAGGAATTGACTTGGGCGTAGAGGCTGATGCAATTGCAAAGGGATTCTTTGCACAAACTGGTCATGGCAAGAAGCTATATATTTATGGAGTAGCTAACAGTCTAGATGCATCAGAAACTACTAAGAAATTTGACTTAGTTAGTGGAGATGACTGGGAATTCGCATCAATTATTCCCGGAATTGATAATGATATTACAGCGTTATCTAATGGGATTGAAGCAATTGGGCGTAAGTTCTTAGTATTAAGTGGAACTGGATTTGAAGGTGAAGCTTCAGAAACCATTGCTAAGTTAAAAGCTCTTGGGGAAGCACCATTCATTGATAACACTCGAACTTTAATGATTATTGGGACCGATAAGGATGCACAATATAATATTGGAGCATTAGTTGGAGCTATTGGTAATAAGACGCCTGGATCTGTGACTTGGAAGTTCAAAGGATTGCAAGGTTCAACGCCACTGATTGTATCAGGAGCCGTTGTAAAACAAGCTGTAGACTCTCATGTTAATTTATACGTTAATAAGGCTGGAAAGGATCAGACATCAGAAGGATTAACATTGAGCGGTGATTATATTGACGCATTACATGCAGATGATTGGATTCGGGCTGAACTTGAAACAGAAGTTCAAAAGTTATTGCAAGATAACGACAAGATCACGTTTGATGCTACTGGAATTGGTCAAATCGAAGCTGTTGTAACTACAGTCTTGCGAACTGCCACAGAAAATGGAATTATTCTAGTTGATTCTGAAACAGGTATGGGTAAGTTTACTGTGACAGCATTATCTCGTGACCAAATGTCAGCTGCTGATGTCGCCTCTCGTAAATATAATGGATTGTCATTTGAATATACGCGAGCGGGAGCTATTCATGATGTAACTATTCATGGAACTATCGATAATATTTAA
- a CDS encoding polymorphic toxin type 50 domain-containing protein, which produces MSYEDYSDEDFENELISYIKDSKKQQEEKDAEKHKHLSEMVGGFMGLWWYLRSFRSSTVRNLKTYSAVADREAKFSIWDTMNNPKVTLINEFGACERCVPYLGQEYTLDEARSIIPIHYNCRCTFVLLDDDNGLLPGMIAGTLNGSQSDKNNEQDSGDSDYELTQEDLNRMESEALVADIPKEVFEAQNKHIQESNDYIDGRSFLLPELYKKVPGTKNKFDYTAIEELYNKHIWQADWKVSPNGNIKSIITTDQYVGYVVKRDGSMVLTKKLKIHYSLKKGGYHVVPSL; this is translated from the coding sequence ATGAGTTATGAAGACTATTCGGATGAAGATTTTGAAAATGAACTAATTTCATATATTAAGGACAGTAAAAAGCAACAAGAAGAAAAGGATGCCGAAAAACATAAGCATTTAAGCGAAATGGTCGGTGGATTTATGGGCTTGTGGTGGTATTTACGTTCATTCAGAAGTTCCACCGTTCGTAATCTAAAAACATATTCAGCCGTTGCGGATAGAGAAGCTAAATTTAGTATTTGGGATACGATGAATAATCCTAAAGTTACATTGATTAATGAATTTGGTGCATGTGAACGATGTGTTCCGTATCTTGGACAAGAGTATACGTTAGATGAAGCTAGGTCGATCATTCCGATTCACTATAATTGTCGTTGCACGTTTGTTTTGTTAGATGACGATAATGGTTTGTTACCTGGTATGATCGCTGGAACGTTAAATGGTTCTCAATCTGATAAAAATAATGAGCAAGATAGTGGTGATTCTGATTATGAACTGACACAAGAAGACTTAAATAGAATGGAATCAGAGGCATTGGTGGCTGATATTCCTAAAGAGGTATTTGAAGCACAAAATAAGCATATTCAAGAATCAAATGATTATATTGATGGTCGAAGTTTCTTATTGCCTGAACTATATAAAAAGGTGCCTGGAACAAAGAATAAATTTGATTACACAGCCATTGAAGAGTTGTATAATAAACATATATGGCAAGCAGATTGGAAAGTAAGTCCTAATGGAAATATCAAGTCAATAATAACAACCGATCAATATGTTGGTTACGTAGTTAAAAGAGACGGTTCAATGGTTTTAACAAAGAAATTGAAAATTCATTATAGTCTAAAAAAGGGCGGATATCATGTAGTCCCTAGTTTATAG
- a CDS encoding major capsid protein: protein MSNIFDLFPHQDILDYTKAIQPSNLLGTSLFPSRKVQSNDIKILTSGTTTPTIAHVHAFDTEAEIGSRTAKVTEQEPFFVKRKMVLKEDDLVKLRTPRTPEEQSYIKNEVYNDTGNLIRSIEAMAEYMRMQALMKGKINVKGADGNSYKVDYKINENHKGTADFSDENVDPIETIMNWAQLVDVTPTRAVLSTQALAALRKNPHVIANIFGSNNGRTVMQSDLDAFMTSNGLPVLRSYSGRYNEVGKKGTLESHKYVDDNAFAMFADGIVGETIYGLTPEESRAVSAGDVSSSEVGNVYTDMYEETHDPIRTVVKASAMVVPTLAQAENIFQATVLK from the coding sequence ATGAGTAATATTTTTGATTTATTCCCACACCAAGATATTTTAGATTATACAAAGGCAATTCAACCTTCCAATTTGTTAGGAACGTCATTGTTTCCAAGTCGTAAGGTTCAATCTAATGACATTAAGATTTTGACATCTGGGACCACAACGCCAACAATTGCCCATGTCCATGCGTTTGATACTGAAGCAGAGATTGGTTCACGTACAGCAAAGGTAACAGAGCAAGAACCATTCTTTGTTAAGCGGAAGATGGTTTTGAAAGAAGATGACCTTGTAAAGTTACGTACTCCACGTACCCCAGAGGAACAATCTTATATTAAAAATGAAGTTTATAACGACACTGGTAATTTAATCCGTTCAATTGAAGCAATGGCTGAATATATGCGTATGCAAGCTCTTATGAAGGGTAAGATCAACGTTAAGGGCGCTGATGGAAACTCATATAAAGTTGATTATAAAATTAACGAGAATCACAAGGGAACTGCTGATTTCTCTGATGAGAATGTGGATCCAATTGAAACTATTATGAATTGGGCACAACTGGTAGATGTAACGCCAACTCGGGCCGTGTTATCAACTCAGGCTTTGGCAGCGCTTCGTAAAAATCCACATGTAATTGCCAACATCTTTGGGTCTAACAATGGTCGTACTGTTATGCAATCTGATTTAGATGCATTTATGACGTCTAATGGGCTTCCCGTATTACGTTCATATAGCGGACGTTATAACGAAGTAGGGAAGAAGGGTACACTAGAATCACATAAGTATGTTGACGATAATGCCTTTGCAATGTTTGCAGATGGGATTGTTGGTGAAACTATTTATGGATTGACTCCAGAAGAATCACGAGCAGTCTCAGCAGGAGATGTATCATCATCTGAAGTTGGGAATGTGTACACAGATATGTATGAGGAAACTCATGACCCTATCCGTACTGTAGTTAAGGCATCAGCGATGGTTGTTCCAACTTTGGCACAAGCTGAAAATATTTTCCAAGCTACTGTATTGAAGTAA
- a CDS encoding terminase small subunit translates to MMYYIEQFVRNSIIGAKQKSMHTKNNVNDVIDELDEYGLTDKQNLFVVRYLKSFNATQAYMDAYGVDYQSANRSGSRLLVNVDIQSAIKRIKAARLKDVAVEEEDIIAQWAKQSFADVGDYVEFGGHDEYKIDSQGTVLDINGNRVINHKSYVQLKSKSDVDTTAIKKITVGKDGPVVELFDKTKAQENLLNIIRGVDEAKARKTISDANMSEAKLEQITAKQDDIETGLTNVMDLLMKGDKNDGDA, encoded by the coding sequence ATGATGTATTATATCGAACAATTTGTCCGTAATTCCATCATAGGAGCCAAACAAAAAAGTATGCACACAAAAAATAACGTTAATGACGTGATTGATGAGTTAGATGAATACGGACTGACTGATAAGCAGAATCTGTTTGTAGTGCGGTATTTGAAGTCATTTAATGCAACACAGGCATATATGGATGCTTACGGTGTTGATTATCAATCAGCTAATAGGTCGGGTTCTAGATTGTTGGTAAATGTTGATATTCAATCGGCTATCAAACGTATCAAAGCAGCTCGATTAAAAGACGTTGCAGTTGAAGAAGAGGACATAATAGCACAGTGGGCTAAGCAATCATTTGCGGACGTTGGAGATTATGTTGAATTTGGTGGTCATGATGAATATAAAATAGATAGCCAGGGAACTGTGTTGGATATTAACGGTAATCGGGTGATTAACCATAAATCTTACGTTCAGTTAAAATCAAAGTCTGATGTCGATACAACAGCAATTAAAAAGATAACCGTTGGAAAAGATGGTCCGGTTGTTGAACTGTTTGATAAGACTAAGGCACAAGAGAATTTACTTAATATCATTCGTGGTGTTGATGAAGCTAAGGCTAGAAAAACTATTTCAGATGCCAATATGTCTGAAGCTAAACTTGAACAAATTACTGCTAAACAAGATGATATTGAAACTGGGTTGACTAATGTAATGGATTTGTTGATGAAGGGTGATAAGAATGATGGAGACGCTTAA
- a CDS encoding capsid assembly scaffolding protein Gp46 family protein, which translates to MADEPNNGNGATQGDGEITFTEEQQVKVDELIGVRLDRQAAKNADATQQAISEAKAKWEAEAAEKAKLDKMPEDQRKKHEQEVQNKQLEAANAEKESLQQELNHLNMVNAASSLLADKGMVADEAVLQFVVRENADSTQQAVDDFVKLVEDKAEAKRQESLKGSTPKLGNSNGQGKSFGTLAAERTNQQNNTNVADDFFGVKK; encoded by the coding sequence ATGGCTGATGAACCAAATAATGGAAATGGCGCTACTCAAGGTGATGGTGAGATTACTTTCACAGAAGAACAACAGGTTAAGGTTGATGAACTAATTGGCGTTCGTTTAGACCGCCAAGCCGCTAAGAATGCTGATGCAACTCAACAAGCAATCTCCGAAGCAAAAGCTAAGTGGGAAGCAGAAGCAGCAGAAAAGGCTAAGCTAGATAAAATGCCGGAAGATCAAAGAAAAAAGCATGAGCAGGAAGTGCAAAATAAACAGCTTGAAGCTGCTAATGCTGAAAAGGAATCTTTGCAACAAGAGTTAAATCATTTAAATATGGTGAACGCTGCTTCTAGTTTGCTAGCTGATAAAGGGATGGTTGCGGATGAAGCTGTACTGCAATTTGTGGTACGAGAAAATGCAGATTCAACTCAACAAGCTGTAGATGACTTTGTTAAATTAGTGGAAGACAAAGCTGAAGCCAAGCGTCAAGAATCACTAAAAGGCTCAACACCTAAGTTAGGTAATAGTAATGGTCAAGGAAAGTCATTTGGAACATTGGCTGCTGAACGAACTAATCAGCAAAATAACACCAATGTTGCAGATGATTTCTTTGGAGTAAAAAAATAG
- a CDS encoding phage portal protein, whose amino-acid sequence MALKFNADNLSADENDVFYFDQTDNEILSNEELGELISVHSRKIVKRFNKLMRYYLGRHDILNKPNKSKGKPDNRIVVNFAKEIVDNEVGYFAGTPVKFDYDENGIQNKEIDKKIADFVNMNMLSDTVAELAKHVDIFGRSNLLLYQDENANTLVNTIDPRQSFVVYDTSINKNMVFGIYYNQLKRNGSVSGVLYTKTKSIDFGGDISGNITFGDEKDNVFQDIPLIEFYASTERQGLFEQVISLIDSVEQAFSNKNNDIDYFANTIMKVINASIDQKNVEAMIDKRLLNIPSVSSENGNVDIDFLNKPDADNIQEHFLERAIDFIYSKANSANFNDEVFGNASGTALEFKLQSMSNAAGMKERKFKTSLQQVFKLGFQVGASLPHNPGAEKYVNMTFKRTVPHNVQDEANTAKTLLEVTDERTALSALSIVDDPDAVMEAKKQDQKVKTKGMLDMVQQNETSDNAVSDKE is encoded by the coding sequence ATGGCTTTAAAATTTAATGCTGATAATTTATCGGCTGATGAAAATGACGTTTTTTATTTTGATCAAACAGACAATGAAATACTGTCCAATGAAGAATTGGGAGAGCTAATTAGTGTTCATTCACGTAAAATCGTTAAAAGATTTAACAAGTTGATGCGCTACTATCTAGGTCGACATGATATTTTGAATAAACCAAATAAGTCTAAAGGTAAGCCGGATAACCGAATTGTCGTTAATTTTGCTAAGGAAATTGTTGATAATGAAGTGGGTTACTTTGCCGGTACACCGGTAAAATTTGATTATGATGAAAACGGTATTCAAAACAAAGAAATTGACAAGAAAATTGCTGATTTTGTAAATATGAATATGTTGTCGGACACCGTTGCTGAACTGGCTAAACATGTTGATATATTTGGTAGATCAAACTTATTATTGTATCAAGATGAAAATGCAAATACATTAGTTAATACAATTGATCCGCGCCAATCGTTCGTGGTGTATGACACTAGTATTAATAAGAATATGGTATTTGGAATTTACTATAATCAATTAAAACGGAATGGTTCAGTTAGTGGTGTTTTATATACCAAAACGAAGAGTATTGATTTTGGAGGAGATATATCAGGGAACATCACTTTTGGGGATGAAAAAGATAATGTATTTCAAGATATTCCACTTATTGAGTTCTATGCATCAACTGAACGTCAAGGATTGTTTGAACAAGTCATTTCATTGATTGATTCAGTAGAACAGGCATTTAGCAATAAAAATAATGATATTGATTACTTTGCTAATACTATTATGAAAGTTATCAATGCTTCAATTGATCAAAAGAACGTCGAAGCCATGATTGATAAAAGGCTGTTGAATATTCCGAGTGTATCTAGTGAGAATGGTAACGTTGATATTGATTTTTTGAATAAACCTGATGCTGATAATATCCAGGAGCATTTCTTAGAACGGGCCATTGATTTTATTTACTCAAAAGCAAATAGCGCTAATTTCAATGATGAAGTATTTGGTAATGCATCTGGGACTGCTTTGGAGTTTAAACTTCAATCTATGTCGAATGCCGCTGGAATGAAAGAACGTAAGTTTAAGACTTCATTGCAACAGGTATTTAAGTTAGGTTTTCAAGTAGGAGCATCCTTGCCACATAATCCGGGTGCTGAGAAGTACGTAAATATGACGTTTAAGCGAACAGTTCCACATAATGTTCAAGATGAGGCTAATACGGCAAAGACATTATTAGAAGTAACTGATGAACGTACAGCTTTATCAGCTTTATCAATTGTTGATGATCCGGATGCTGTAATGGAAGCTAAAAAGCAGGATCAGAAAGTCAAAACCAAAGGTATGTTAGATATGGTTCAACAAAATGAGACGAGCGATAACGCAGTATCTGATAAGGAGTAG
- a CDS encoding DUF4054 domain-containing protein, translating to MVKTADVVERIKIIAPQFSSLDDKTLSTLASDAILIAEADGFVDPMLVIAASYLAAHYASVVNGKNNNVVKQKLSVMEVTYKNDSFKSDYLNQYNNLLDTLTDHHRNRVTFM from the coding sequence ATGGTTAAAACAGCTGATGTAGTTGAAAGAATTAAAATAATCGCTCCGCAATTTAGTAGTCTTGATGATAAAACATTATCTACTCTAGCTAGTGATGCTATTTTAATTGCGGAAGCTGATGGATTTGTTGATCCGATGTTGGTTATTGCTGCCAGTTATTTAGCCGCTCACTATGCAAGTGTAGTTAATGGTAAAAATAACAATGTTGTGAAACAAAAATTGTCAGTTATGGAAGTTACCTATAAAAACGATTCATTTAAAAGTGATTATCTTAATCAATACAATAATTTGTTAGACACACTAACCGATCATCATCGAAACAGAGTCACATTTATGTAG
- a CDS encoding DUF6731 family protein, producing MTVKKVKFSFYNISLSQNGARTKLKWEDFLEYFPTENSDDTGKKFGNQDGKYRNLDFGNGIIRLDHMSDRDGFLYMNFVKLSENGASKAKAIKSGIKDLDLDEDEYVAFDVSAIVDKASGIMMLQNNKFAMTAKRFVEYINLFWSYNKYNKGRSAICVDEIPADEVNLKKGKNFKKFHFAVEDFNDAESRNLPSSLLSGLRTINRYNGYKVDITISKERSGNKFLLEDAIREDIENVRGFSKAEVVYLDDYTEKTETLDLLDENKTLFLEFDIRPKEMLDPVEIEGAMRARMEIEKSHKFK from the coding sequence ATGACTGTTAAAAAAGTTAAATTTTCATTCTATAACATTTCTTTGTCTCAAAATGGAGCAAGAACAAAACTAAAGTGGGAAGATTTTTTAGAATATTTCCCAACGGAAAATTCAGATGATACTGGTAAGAAATTTGGAAATCAAGATGGTAAATATAGAAATTTAGATTTTGGGAATGGCATCATTAGATTAGACCATATGTCTGACAGAGACGGATTTTTATACATGAACTTTGTTAAATTATCAGAAAACGGGGCTTCAAAGGCAAAGGCTATTAAAAGCGGTATTAAGGATTTAGATTTAGATGAAGACGAATATGTTGCTTTTGACGTATCTGCTATCGTTGATAAAGCAAGTGGTATAATGATGCTTCAGAATAACAAATTTGCCATGACTGCAAAACGGTTTGTAGAGTATATTAATTTATTTTGGAGTTATAATAAATATAACAAAGGTAGGTCAGCTATTTGTGTCGATGAGATACCTGCTGATGAAGTTAATTTAAAAAAAGGTAAAAATTTTAAAAAATTCCATTTTGCTGTAGAAGATTTTAATGATGCAGAATCAAGAAATTTACCTTCCTCTCTGTTAAGTGGATTAAGAACCATTAATAGATACAATGGGTATAAAGTGGACATTACCATTTCTAAAGAGCGTAGCGGGAATAAATTTTTATTAGAAGATGCCATTAGAGAAGATATTGAGAATGTTCGGGGATTCAGTAAGGCCGAGGTAGTATATTTAGATGATTATACTGAAAAAACCGAGACGTTAGATTTATTAGATGAAAATAAAACACTGTTTTTAGAATTCGATATTAGACCAAAGGAGATGTTGGATCCAGTGGAGATAGAGGGAGCAATGAGAGCTCGTATGGAGATTGAAAAATCACATAAGTTTAAGTAA
- a CDS encoding PBSX family phage terminase large subunit, whose protein sequence is MMETLKNAYTLKQREALHVAFDGDFRMLILHGAVRTGKTVVNNDAFVADVLRISRLPIKERGRRPQYILAGYSSSTLQNNVLNELTNKYGWEAKFDRHGNFSLFGVQITVTYTNSERGVGAIRGMTAYGAYINEASLANRAVFDEILSRVSKPNAHIFVDTNPDTPTHWLKTNYIDNKDPDARIKSIQFVLDDNTFLSDDYVKSLKAETPSGMFYDRKILGRWVNSEGAVYRDFDESKHFIKGNDLPRINNYFAGVDWGYEHKGVIQIWGEDSNGIVYLVDETAKQHREIDYWVNVAKNYENKYGKLVFWVDSARPEHVSRFINENLDARNADKRILKGVEDVAQRIKQDKLFVIKDNAPEFASEVFDYVWDERTGKPIKENDHAMDTARYAIHNQFADNNKIQVLEGIF, encoded by the coding sequence ATGATGGAGACGCTTAAAAATGCATATACATTAAAGCAACGAGAAGCTTTACACGTAGCATTTGATGGTGATTTTCGGATGCTGATCCTTCATGGTGCGGTTCGAACTGGTAAAACAGTTGTAAATAATGATGCTTTCGTAGCTGATGTATTAAGAATTAGCCGGTTACCTATAAAAGAACGGGGTAGGCGGCCTCAATATATATTAGCTGGTTATTCAAGTTCAACACTTCAAAACAATGTCTTAAATGAGTTGACCAATAAATATGGTTGGGAAGCTAAGTTTGATAGACATGGTAATTTCTCGTTGTTCGGGGTTCAAATTACTGTTACTTATACTAATTCCGAGCGTGGAGTTGGTGCAATTCGTGGTATGACAGCTTATGGAGCTTACATTAATGAGGCTTCATTGGCTAATCGTGCTGTATTTGATGAAATTTTAAGTCGTGTATCTAAACCAAACGCACACATTTTTGTTGATACTAATCCCGATACTCCAACACATTGGTTAAAGACAAATTATATTGATAATAAGGATCCAGATGCCCGAATAAAGAGTATTCAATTTGTGTTAGATGATAATACGTTTTTGTCAGATGATTATGTTAAATCTTTAAAAGCTGAAACACCAAGCGGTATGTTTTATGATCGTAAAATTTTAGGACGTTGGGTTAATAGCGAAGGTGCTGTCTATCGAGACTTTGATGAGTCAAAACATTTCATTAAAGGGAACGATTTACCACGTATTAATAATTATTTTGCTGGAGTGGACTGGGGTTATGAACACAAAGGAGTTATTCAAATTTGGGGCGAGGATAGTAATGGTATTGTCTATTTAGTTGATGAGACTGCTAAGCAACATAGAGAGATTGATTATTGGGTTAATGTAGCTAAGAATTATGAAAATAAGTACGGCAAATTAGTATTCTGGGTCGATTCAGCTCGTCCTGAACATGTAAGTAGATTTATAAATGAGAATTTAGATGCTAGAAACGCGGATAAACGTATCTTAAAAGGTGTTGAAGATGTGGCTCAACGAATTAAGCAGGATAAGTTATTTGTGATTAAAGATAATGCCCCGGAATTCGCGTCTGAGGTATTTGATTATGTGTGGGATGAAAGAACCGGGAAACCCATTAAAGAGAACGATCACGCTATGGATACAGCTAGGTATGCGATTCATAATCAATTCGCTGATAATAATAAAATTCAAGTATTGGAGGGTATCTTTTAA
- a CDS encoding phage neck terminator protein — translation MNEHEIFEAVVSFTLFSYTKLQALNLAENLRKLMYSDTAREDLRKQEIIIVEVMPTNIRSIQSKDNDKFMVGFDMRLRLRDPYGDDIPEMDSIEFNET, via the coding sequence ATAAATGAGCACGAAATATTTGAAGCTGTTGTGAGTTTTACATTGTTTTCGTATACAAAGTTGCAAGCATTGAATTTAGCAGAAAATTTACGGAAATTAATGTATTCAGACACTGCACGAGAAGACTTGCGGAAGCAAGAAATTATTATTGTTGAAGTAATGCCTACAAATATTAGGTCAATTCAAAGCAAAGACAATGATAAATTCATGGTTGGATTTGATATGCGGCTAAGGCTTAGAGATCCGTATGGTGATGATATTCCAGAAATGGATTCAATTGAATTTAATGAAACTTAA
- a CDS encoding IS3 family transposase (programmed frameshift) — protein sequence MVIKYSNDFKESIVSLHKVGRSANSLAKEYNVSVSTVSKWVNQADPNNTKVLSANERALIKENKQLKEELDIFKTSSGAYGEKLIIKGRIPTLKIINDNLQVGHRITKILNVLRIPRSTYYGYIHWKPGKTLLRRNFIKQKVLDAWLKYPMYGYPRLTILLNRQLKIKISQRMVYKQMYALKIRSRMTKRINKPKTHTEYDQRPNLIKGLPDQSNILLTDITYIPVKNTWVYLASMYNPVTRRVISYKVGSHMTKELATDVINQVAVKSVKPSIIHSDMGSQYTSDLFESTLTRFGIKHSYSRKGQPGDNARIESFHSILKREYINFQEFKTIHEAIAGIDSYIRWYNSDRISLVA from the exons ATGGTTATCAAATATTCAAATGACTTTAAAGAATCGATCGTAAGCTTGCATAAAGTTGGTCGTTCAGCTAATTCATTAGCAAAAGAATACAACGTTAGTGTTTCAACGGTTTCTAAATGGGTTAATCAAGCCGATCCTAACAATACGAAAGTATTGTCAGCAAATGAAAGGGCATTGATTAAAGAAAATAAACAACTAAAAGAAGAACTTGATATTT TTAAAACGAGCAGCGGTGCTTATGGCGAAAAATTGATCATCAAAGGACGTATTCCTACCTTAAAAATTATTAATGACAATCTACAGGTTGGGCACCGCATTACTAAAATTTTGAACGTCCTCAGAATTCCACGATCGACTTATTATGGCTATATACATTGGAAGCCTGGTAAAACACTTCTTCGTCGCAATTTCATTAAGCAAAAGGTATTAGATGCATGGTTAAAATATCCTATGTATGGATACCCGCGATTAACAATTTTATTAAATCGTCAGTTAAAAATTAAAATTAGCCAGCGTATGGTTTATAAACAGATGTACGCTTTAAAAATTAGGTCTAGGATGACTAAACGAATTAATAAGCCTAAAACACATACTGAATATGATCAACGACCAAATCTAATTAAAGGATTACCTGATCAATCCAATATTCTTTTAACAGATATTACGTATATTCCCGTTAAAAATACTTGGGTTTATCTAGCTAGTATGTACAATCCCGTAACCCGGCGGGTTATTTCTTATAAAGTTGGAAGTCATATGACTAAGGAATTAGCAACCGACGTCATTAATCAAGTCGCAGTAAAGTCTGTTAAACCAAGCATTATTCATAGCGATATGGGGAGTCAGTATACAAGCGATTTATTTGAAAGTACTTTAACTCGTTTTGGGATTAAGCATTCTTATTCTCGTAAAGGACAACCTGGTGATAACGCAAGAATTGAGAGCTTTCACTCAATTTTGAAGCGTGAATACATTAATTTTCAAGAATTTAAGACAATTCATGAAGCAATAGCTGGCATTGATAGCTATATTCGCTGGTATAACAGTGATCGAATTTCCCTTGTAGCGTAG
- a CDS encoding LysM peptidoglycan-binding domain-containing protein, producing MTQVNDKSTVNDIKKFLDENGIEYSGSLSKSELLNLIPLEEDNSESDPMEDVTTNTPTKNPKPETSDSIVDIPDVPYVPTEPASDSWSDIIMGGNSKGGPTNDIPDENYYTVVEGDTLVAIANKFAKSVAKIKKLNNMTSNVVRVGRKLRLV from the coding sequence ATGACTCAAGTTAATGACAAAAGTACAGTTAATGACATTAAAAAGTTTTTAGATGAAAATGGTATTGAGTATTCAGGATCATTGAGTAAGAGTGAATTATTGAATTTAATTCCTTTAGAAGAGGATAATTCGGAATCAGATCCTATGGAGGACGTTACCACTAATACCCCGACAAAAAATCCGAAGCCAGAAACTTCTGATTCAATTGTTGATATTCCAGATGTGCCTTATGTACCAACAGAGCCGGCTAGTGATTCTTGGTCAGATATTATCATGGGTGGAAACAGCAAAGGCGGACCAACTAATGATATTCCAGATGAAAATTATTACACGGTAGTTGAGGGGGACACTTTGGTGGCTATTGCAAATAAGTTTGCTAAATCAGTTGCTAAGATTAAGAAGTTAAATAACATGACTTCTAACGTTGTTAGAGTTGGCCGTAAATTGAGATTGGTGTAA